One genomic window of Dryobates pubescens isolate bDryPub1 chromosome 17, bDryPub1.pri, whole genome shotgun sequence includes the following:
- the RPS27L gene encoding 40S ribosomal protein S27-like, whose protein sequence is MPLAKDLLHPSLEDEKRKHKKKRLVQSPNSYFMDVKCPGCYKITTVFSHAQTVVLCVGCSTILCQPTGGKARLTEGCSFRRKQH, encoded by the exons ATGCCT CTGGCCAAGGATCTACTgcacccctccctggaggaCGAGAAGAGAAAGCACAAGAAGAAACGGCTTGTGCAGAGCCCAAACTCCTACTTCATGGATGTAAAATGTCCAG GATGCTACAAGATCACTACAGTGTTCAGTCATGCTCAGACAGTAGTTCTGTGTGTAGGGTGCTCAACTATCCTGTGTCAGCCTACAGGGGGGAAAGCCAGGCTCACAGAAG GCTGTTCATTTAGAAGAAAGCAACATTGA
- the LACTB gene encoding serine beta-lactamase-like protein LACTB, mitochondrial, whose amino-acid sequence MYGLARALWRAADPRRLWAPRRRGGSAGARPWGWGLALGLALGVKVPAPVGCEADGGQEAEANSLPSPRGFGAAIERSRDLLRRIKDEAGIPGILVGVSVDGKEVWSEGLGYADVENRVVCKPETIMRIASISKCLTMMAVAKLWEEGKLDLDAPVQKYVPEFPEKVYEGEKVAITTRLLVSHLSGIRHYEKDIAKVKEEKEKANRAIRPYQDKEQKEKDGKGMEKTDPVKLKKEHEGEVKSRNSKPGRRDKEFEQEEYYLKEKFESVIESLKIFKNDPLFFKPGSQFLYSTYGFTLLSAVVERVSGQKFTDYMLKMFRDLDMLSTVLDDNEAMIYNRARCYVYNKKGRLVNAPYVDNSYKWAGGGFLSSVGDLLKFGNALLYSYQAGQFKDTNSKLLPGYLKPDTVAMMWTPVPKTEVSWDRDGKYAMAWAVVEKKQQCGCCRQQRHYASHTGGAVGASSVLLILPEEPDSEAVGTRLVAPPRGVIVSIICNMQSVSLNSTALKIAREFDKEKWAQYID is encoded by the exons ATGTACGGGCTGGCGCGGGCCCTGTGGCGGGCCGCGGACCCCAGGCGGCTGTGGGCTCCCCGACGAAGGGGTGGCAGTGCCGGGGCGcgaccctggggctggggactgGCGCTGGGGCTGGCGCTAGGAGTGAAGGTGCCGGCGCCGGTGGGCTGCGAAGCTGACGGCGGACAGGAGGCGGAGGCGAATTCTCTGCCGTCCCCTCGGGGCTTCGGCGCGGCCATCGAGAGGAGCAGGGACCTCCTGCGGAGGATTAAG GATGAAGCAGGAATCCCAGGTATACTAGTTGGAGTTTCTGTAGATGGAAAGGAGGTCTGGTCAGAAG GTTTGGGTTATGCCGACGTAGAGAATCGTGTGGTATGTAAGCCAGAGACGATCATGCGAATTGCTAGTATTAGCAAGTGTCTTACAATGATGGCTGTTGCTAAATTatgggaagaaggaaaactgGATTTGGATGCTCCAGTGCAGAAATATGTCCCTGAATTTCCAGAAAAAGTCTACGAGGGTGAAAAG GTTGCCATCACTACAAGACTGCTAGTTTCACACTTGAGTGGGATCCGCCACTATGAAAAAGATATTGCGAaagtaaaggaagaaaaggagaaggcaaaTAGAGCCATAAGACCCTATCAGgataaagaacaaaaagaaaaagatggcaAGGGGATGGAAAAGACTGATCCTGTCAAACTGAAGAAAGAACATGAAGGTGAGGTAAAAAGCCGCAATTCAAAACCTGGCAGGAGAGACAAGGAATTTGAGCAAGAAGAGTATTATTTGAAGGAAAAATTTGAAAGTGTGATTGAGTCACTAAAGATATTTAAAAATGATCCTTTATTCTTCAAACCAG GTAGTCAGTTCTTGTATTCAACGTATGGCTTTACTCTCTTAAGCGCTGTTGTGGAGAGAGTTTCTGGACAAAAATTTACAGATTATATGCTAAAAATGTTTCGTGATTTGGATATGCTGTCAACTGTATTGGATGACAATGAAGCAATGATCTATAACAGAGCAAG ATGCTATGTTTACAACAAAAAGGGACGGCTGGTAAATGCACCATACGTGGACAACTCTTACAAGTGGGCTGGTGGTGGCTTTCTGTCATCAGTAGGTGACCTTCTGAAATTTGGAAATGCCTTGTTGTACAGTTACCAAGCTGGACAATTTAAAGACACTAACAGCAAACTTCTTCCTGGGTACCTCAAACCAGACACAGTCGCAATGATGTGGACCCCAGTGCCAAAAACAGAAGTATCATGGGACAGGGATGGTAAATATGCAATGGCTTGGGCTGTAGTAGAGAAGAAACAACAGTGTGGCTGTTGCAGACAGCAGAGACACTATGCATCTCATACGGGTGGTGCAGTAGGGGCAAGCAGTGTCCTCCTGATTCTTCCCGAAGAACCTGATTCTGAAGCTGTTGGTACCAGGCTAGTGGCACCACCTAGAGGAGTAATTGTTAGTATTATCTGTAATATGCAATCTGTTTCACTCAACAGCACTGCCTTAAAGATTGCAAGGGAATTTGATAAAGAAAAATGGGCACAAtatatagattaa